One genomic region from Streptomyces sp. NBC_01304 encodes:
- a CDS encoding DNA-methyltransferase encodes MPFSLHQGDALGVLAELPDNCVDSVITDPPYNSGGRTAKERTSRSAKQKYTSADAGHELPDFTGENMDQRSYGFWLTQTMTEAIRLTKVGGTALIFTDWRQLPITTDAIQAAGWLWRGVLAWHKPQARPQRGRFTQNCEFIVWASNGPIDAARNPVYLPGLYSASQPSGKARQHITQKPVSVMRELVQIAPEGGTVLDFTCGSGSTGVAALLEGRDFIGVEKTKHYAEIAADRLTETLQQTLSQDDLTLTA; translated from the coding sequence TTGCCTTTTTCTCTGCACCAGGGCGACGCGCTCGGCGTCCTCGCTGAGCTTCCGGACAACTGCGTCGACTCCGTCATCACCGACCCGCCGTACAACAGCGGTGGGCGGACGGCGAAGGAGCGCACCTCCCGGTCCGCGAAGCAGAAGTACACCTCGGCTGACGCCGGGCATGAGCTGCCGGACTTCACCGGCGAGAACATGGACCAGCGCTCCTACGGCTTCTGGCTGACTCAGACCATGACCGAGGCCATCAGGCTCACCAAGGTCGGCGGTACCGCGTTGATCTTCACGGACTGGCGGCAGCTTCCGATCACGACGGACGCCATCCAGGCCGCCGGCTGGCTGTGGCGCGGTGTGCTCGCCTGGCACAAGCCGCAGGCCAGGCCGCAGCGCGGCAGGTTCACGCAAAACTGTGAGTTCATCGTCTGGGCGTCCAACGGCCCGATCGATGCCGCCCGCAACCCGGTCTACCTGCCCGGCCTCTACAGCGCCTCGCAGCCCAGCGGCAAGGCGCGCCAGCACATCACGCAGAAGCCGGTCTCCGTCATGCGCGAGCTGGTGCAGATCGCTCCGGAAGGCGGCACGGTGCTCGACTTCACCTGCGGCTCCGGCTCGACCGGGGTCGCTGCCCTGCTGGAGGGGCGCGACTTCATCGGCGTCGAGAAGACCAAGCACTACGCCGAGATCGCCGCCGACCGTCTCACCGAAACGCTGCAACAGACCCTCTCCCAGGATGACTTGACCCTCACCGCCTGA
- a CDS encoding C40 family peptidase — protein sequence MKGIAAGIGVVVLSPLLLAGTAMMMASSSEATTTASFSGCLTGIDAGEVTKEVTKLLDGASGRDIHIQGLDLPAEQIPNAQTIVATGISLDVPKKGQIIAIATAMQESRLRNLNSGDRDSLGLFQQRPSQGWGTAQQIRDPVYASERFYKALLKIDGWQQMKVTQAAQAVQKSGYPDAYAQWEDLATALQQAIAATFPNADKDKPTKDKDTESSSGGCTPDKDGTSFGRIPEGSVPKGYKIPKDAAPKARKAIEWAMHQLGTLYQWGGSCTDSHGPDPMGRCDCSSLMQQAYAHADVKLTRTTYTQVNEGKAVSAKNLKPGDLIFSRGTAARPEHVGMYMGEGLVIEAPRTSKPVRITPIKDWDILAVRRVL from the coding sequence TTGAAGGGCATAGCCGCCGGCATCGGCGTCGTCGTCCTCTCTCCGCTCCTGCTCGCGGGCACCGCCATGATGATGGCGTCCTCCAGCGAAGCCACTACCACCGCATCGTTCAGCGGATGCCTGACCGGCATCGACGCCGGCGAGGTGACCAAGGAAGTCACCAAGCTCCTCGACGGTGCGTCCGGCAGGGACATCCACATCCAGGGCCTGGACCTTCCGGCCGAGCAGATCCCCAACGCGCAGACCATCGTGGCTACCGGCATCAGCCTTGATGTGCCCAAGAAGGGGCAGATCATCGCGATTGCCACCGCGATGCAGGAATCACGGCTGCGCAACCTCAACTCCGGTGACCGGGACAGCCTCGGCTTGTTCCAGCAACGCCCCAGCCAGGGGTGGGGAACCGCGCAGCAGATCCGCGATCCGGTCTACGCCTCCGAGCGCTTCTACAAGGCCCTGCTCAAGATCGACGGCTGGCAGCAGATGAAGGTCACCCAAGCCGCCCAGGCCGTCCAGAAGTCCGGCTACCCCGACGCGTACGCGCAGTGGGAGGACCTCGCCACCGCGCTGCAGCAGGCCATCGCCGCCACGTTCCCGAACGCCGACAAGGACAAGCCCACCAAGGACAAGGACACCGAGTCCAGTTCCGGCGGGTGCACGCCGGACAAGGACGGCACGTCCTTCGGGCGGATCCCCGAGGGCAGCGTCCCGAAGGGCTACAAGATCCCCAAGGACGCCGCCCCGAAGGCGCGCAAGGCCATCGAGTGGGCCATGCACCAGCTCGGCACGCTCTACCAGTGGGGCGGCTCGTGCACCGACTCCCACGGCCCCGACCCAATGGGCCGCTGCGACTGCAGCTCGCTGATGCAGCAGGCGTACGCGCACGCCGACGTCAAGCTCACCCGCACCACGTATACGCAGGTCAACGAGGGCAAGGCCGTCTCGGCGAAGAACCTCAAGCCCGGTGACCTGATCTTCAGCCGCGGCACCGCCGCCCGGCCCGAACACGTCGGCATGTACATGGGCGAGGGCCTCGTCATCGAGGCGCCGCGCACCTCAAAACCGGTCCGGATCACCCCGATCAAGGACTGGGACATTCTCGCCGTCCGCCGCGTCCTCTGA
- a CDS encoding DUF6112 family protein, which yields MPIPLADRAAVLLAYDPGISPKGGGLPGLSVLKNVVNSINMFGIVAVVGALAVSLGVWAWGHHTGGHQAEANGKKGAVVAAGAALGLGAANGIVAFFSGLGSQVH from the coding sequence ATGCCCATACCTCTCGCAGACCGCGCCGCAGTCCTCCTCGCCTACGACCCAGGCATCTCCCCCAAGGGCGGCGGCCTGCCCGGACTGAGCGTGCTGAAGAACGTCGTGAACAGCATCAACATGTTCGGGATCGTCGCCGTCGTCGGCGCCCTGGCCGTTTCCCTCGGCGTGTGGGCCTGGGGCCACCACACCGGTGGCCACCAGGCCGAGGCCAACGGCAAGAAGGGCGCGGTCGTCGCAGCCGGCGCCGCACTCGGCCTCGGCGCCGCCAACGGAATCGTGGCGTTCTTTTCCGGCCTGGGGTCGCAGGTCCACTGA
- a CDS encoding SCO6881 family protein, with protein MDFCGLPLADKLCAVGEAVDFASDPGKAIGDWMAKSSGELAAASADLAAEAVNKTTKVDLNAGWFVDNYEMLLPIGLIILVGTFCAQLVRAAFKRDGQALTQAFTGTAGGVLFAFAAIACTTVAIEVVDALSDGLFKASHLNIESAVRRIVKVSMIPGLAGLGWLVAVFAGLGAAIGAVMYWCVMMVRKVGILVMVTLAVFAGAGGGWEVARRWRRGWIEATATLVVSKLLMTVIFVLGIAAMGKTEAKDGIGALADVLAGIVIMVLVLLCPYATFKFVHWAAEGTDGESIHRAGGAGAQLAKQHAEKATRKAAAMAATAGTGGAAAGAGAAQGPDAAGGGGFPGDIAANPTGGGGQEGQGSQGSGGDGLKNGLEKAVQPPPTSPNDDTSGQVGGAPGGGGGSASPPSGGSGFMSQPGAGSSTPPPQGAPPAPTSTGTSGTGTPPPPPTGL; from the coding sequence TTGGACTTCTGCGGCCTCCCCCTCGCAGACAAGCTGTGCGCAGTCGGCGAAGCGGTTGATTTCGCATCCGACCCCGGCAAGGCGATCGGTGACTGGATGGCCAAGAGTTCCGGTGAACTCGCCGCTGCTTCCGCCGATTTGGCTGCCGAGGCGGTCAACAAGACGACCAAAGTGGACTTGAACGCGGGCTGGTTCGTCGACAACTACGAGATGTTGCTGCCGATCGGCCTGATCATCCTCGTCGGAACCTTCTGTGCCCAGCTCGTCCGGGCCGCGTTCAAGCGAGATGGCCAGGCCCTGACGCAGGCGTTCACGGGCACTGCGGGCGGCGTCCTGTTCGCCTTTGCCGCTATCGCGTGCACGACCGTCGCCATCGAGGTGGTCGATGCTCTATCAGACGGGCTGTTCAAAGCCTCGCACCTGAACATCGAATCCGCGGTACGTCGCATCGTGAAGGTCAGCATGATCCCGGGCCTTGCCGGACTGGGCTGGCTCGTCGCGGTGTTCGCCGGTCTCGGTGCCGCGATCGGGGCCGTCATGTACTGGTGCGTGATGATGGTCCGCAAGGTCGGCATCCTCGTCATGGTCACCCTCGCCGTGTTCGCCGGGGCCGGCGGCGGCTGGGAGGTCGCCCGCCGGTGGCGCCGCGGATGGATCGAGGCCACCGCCACCCTCGTCGTCTCCAAGCTCCTGATGACCGTGATCTTCGTGCTCGGCATTGCCGCGATGGGTAAGACCGAGGCCAAGGACGGGATCGGCGCGCTCGCCGACGTCTTGGCCGGCATCGTCATCATGGTCTTGGTGCTGCTCTGCCCGTACGCCACCTTCAAGTTCGTCCACTGGGCGGCCGAGGGCACGGACGGAGAATCGATTCACCGCGCCGGTGGTGCTGGCGCCCAACTCGCCAAACAGCACGCCGAGAAGGCCACCCGCAAGGCCGCCGCCATGGCAGCCACCGCCGGAACCGGCGGCGCGGCAGCCGGAGCGGGCGCCGCCCAGGGGCCCGATGCCGCCGGCGGCGGCGGATTCCCCGGCGACATCGCCGCCAACCCCACCGGAGGCGGCGGCCAGGAAGGCCAAGGCTCTCAGGGTTCCGGAGGCGACGGACTCAAGAACGGCCTCGAAAAGGCCGTCCAGCCGCCCCCGACGAGCCCCAACGACGACACCAGCGGCCAGGTAGGCGGCGCGCCCGGAGGCGGCGGCGGTTCCGCATCGCCCCCCAGCGGTGGCAGTGGCTTCATGTCGCAGCCCGGTGCTGGCAGCTCCACGCCCCCGCCGCAGGGTGCCCCGCCGGCACCTACCTCGACCGGCACCAGCGGGACCGGCACACCGCCGCCCCCGCCGACCGGCCTGTAG
- a CDS encoding SCO6880 family protein, which yields MSDLTVTPLTVKFPHRSRRGILLGLSLPQLVLVSCALALLLATVVSTGLLGAIALTPLWAVVAALVAIRRHGRSLIDWTPIVLRFAQRRRTGQTLWLGRPVTRPRQDGVLHLPGTVASLRVVTPGDSANGAAAVHDPHQQTLTAIARVSSRAFALLDPATQNHNVTGWGRALAGIARTGHVATVQVLERTVPDSGDTLARHWSQQGHPETLVAGQVYSDLVASAGPAAAPHEAYLAISLDLKAAKRLISQAGGGLPGAFTVMEQTTSSIAQAARSAGLMVTGWLSAREIAAVIRTAYDPKALSGLQQWSESGRAEADPAAAGPVVQVEEYDRLTTDSARHATYWVEDWPRTETSAGFLHGLMFTAGVRRTLSLIYVPQGLESAMRDVQRKKAAIIADANERSRRGQVDSEADSVEYADVKTRERQLIAGHADVALTGLLTVSAETDALLDAACAQIETAAVTAQVDLRRLNFQQPDAFTLGALPLARTAL from the coding sequence TTGTCTGATCTCACCGTCACACCGCTCACCGTCAAATTCCCCCACCGGTCCAGGCGCGGCATTCTGCTCGGCCTCTCCCTGCCCCAACTCGTCCTGGTCTCCTGCGCCTTGGCGCTCCTGCTGGCCACGGTGGTATCCACCGGCCTGCTCGGCGCCATCGCCCTGACCCCGCTGTGGGCGGTGGTCGCCGCCCTGGTCGCCATCCGCCGGCACGGCCGCTCGCTGATCGACTGGACGCCGATCGTCCTGCGCTTCGCGCAGCGGCGCCGCACCGGGCAGACCCTGTGGCTCGGCCGGCCCGTCACCCGCCCCCGCCAGGACGGCGTCCTGCACCTGCCCGGCACCGTCGCCTCGCTGCGTGTGGTCACCCCCGGCGACTCCGCCAACGGCGCCGCCGCCGTCCACGACCCGCACCAGCAGACCCTGACCGCCATCGCCCGGGTTTCCAGCCGGGCCTTCGCGCTCCTGGACCCCGCGACCCAGAACCACAACGTCACCGGCTGGGGACGGGCCCTGGCGGGCATCGCCCGCACCGGACACGTCGCCACCGTGCAGGTCCTGGAACGCACCGTCCCCGACAGCGGCGACACCCTCGCCCGCCACTGGAGCCAGCAGGGCCACCCCGAAACCCTGGTGGCCGGGCAGGTCTACAGCGACCTGGTCGCCTCCGCCGGACCGGCCGCCGCCCCGCATGAGGCGTACCTGGCGATCTCCCTCGACCTCAAGGCCGCCAAGCGCCTCATCAGCCAGGCCGGCGGCGGACTGCCCGGCGCCTTCACAGTGATGGAACAGACCACGTCCTCCATCGCACAGGCCGCGCGCAGCGCCGGACTGATGGTGACCGGCTGGCTCAGTGCCCGCGAGATCGCAGCCGTCATCCGCACCGCCTACGACCCCAAGGCGCTCTCCGGACTGCAGCAGTGGTCAGAGTCCGGCCGGGCCGAGGCCGACCCGGCTGCCGCCGGGCCGGTGGTCCAGGTCGAGGAGTACGACCGGCTCACCACCGACTCCGCCCGGCACGCGACGTATTGGGTCGAGGACTGGCCACGCACCGAAACATCCGCGGGCTTCCTCCACGGGCTGATGTTCACCGCCGGAGTCCGCCGCACCCTGTCCCTTATATACGTGCCCCAGGGACTCGAATCCGCGATGCGCGACGTGCAGCGCAAAAAAGCGGCGATCATCGCCGACGCCAACGAACGCTCGCGACGCGGACAGGTCGACTCCGAAGCCGACAGCGTCGAGTACGCCGACGTCAAAACCCGCGAACGCCAGCTCATCGCCGGCCACGCCGACGTCGCCCTGACCGGACTGCTGACGGTGTCCGCCGAGACCGACGCCCTCCTCGACGCCGCCTGCGCACAGATCGAAACCGCCGCCGTCACCGCCCAAGTCGACCTGCGGCGCCTGAACTTCCAACAGCCCGACGCCTTCACGCTCGGCGCCCTCCCACTCGCGCGCACCGCTCTTTAG
- a CDS encoding DUF6238 family protein, translating to MTSANPVGDAYPYLRAASAGIRHHARTIAPRAQHPASYADRVHLDVLHAHLTALHQLLDQLAETTRPPHPAAGRQLATAHIRLWQATAAVHDAFHLLPVADETSAGTECHPERLPEGPLVLTICQRHLAAGHVVRRKTTPADLNTPAPGHTTTCSQ from the coding sequence TTGACCTCTGCCAACCCCGTCGGCGACGCGTACCCGTACCTGCGGGCCGCCAGCGCCGGCATCCGCCACCATGCGCGCACCATCGCCCCGCGCGCCCAGCACCCCGCCTCGTACGCGGACCGCGTGCACCTCGACGTGCTGCACGCCCACCTGACCGCGCTGCACCAGCTGCTCGACCAGCTCGCCGAGACCACCCGGCCCCCGCATCCCGCCGCCGGCCGACAGCTCGCCACCGCACACATCCGGCTGTGGCAGGCCACCGCTGCCGTGCACGACGCCTTCCACCTCCTGCCCGTGGCCGACGAGACCTCGGCGGGTACCGAATGCCACCCCGAGCGACTGCCCGAGGGGCCGCTCGTCCTGACCATCTGCCAGCGCCACCTCGCCGCCGGACACGTCGTACGCCGCAAGACCACGCCGGCCGACCTCAACACCCCGGCACCCGGCCACACCACTACCTGCAGCCAGTAA
- a CDS encoding ATP-binding protein, with protein sequence MSHRPARRARRASASPLFTPHGTDRSARKVARRQLAEAAAKARVEATAHTSGAGAEEQEMPAPLFPPSGRPGPTSSRNNKIKLPAHRMTTATASGAYPFLAEGGLGAEGIYIGRDVHAEASFCFDPFALYGKIEGFTNPNVLLAGVIGQGKSALAKSFALRSIAFGYRVYVPCDPKGEWTPVAQALGGTSIALGPGLPGKLNPLDAAPRPNSVSEADWAGEIRKRRLLLLGSLARTVLGRDLLPMEHTGLDVALDAVVTRAAANGRTPLLGDIAATLNNPDELDVAGGVMSGRLGDASRDLAHAMRRLVHGDLAGMFDAPSTVAFDPNSPMLTIDLSRLGGAGDDTALVLAMTCASAWMESALSDPNGGRRWIVYDEAWRLMRHPGLLARMQSQWKLSRGLGIANLMVIHRLSDLLTAGDAGSRGRALAEGLLADCSTRIIYRQETDQLHAAAALLGLTSVEADAISHLNRGRGLWKVAGRSFIVQHLLHSHELALFDTDARMH encoded by the coding sequence ATGAGCCACCGGCCCGCTCGCCGAGCCCGCCGCGCCAGCGCCAGCCCCCTGTTCACCCCACACGGCACCGACCGGTCCGCCCGCAAGGTCGCCCGTCGGCAGCTCGCCGAGGCCGCCGCGAAGGCCCGCGTCGAAGCGACCGCCCACACCAGCGGTGCCGGCGCGGAGGAACAGGAGATGCCGGCGCCGCTCTTCCCGCCCTCCGGCCGCCCCGGCCCCACATCCTCCCGCAACAACAAGATCAAGCTGCCCGCCCACCGCATGACCACCGCCACAGCCAGCGGCGCGTACCCGTTCCTCGCCGAGGGTGGCCTCGGCGCCGAGGGCATCTACATCGGCCGTGACGTGCACGCTGAAGCCAGCTTCTGTTTCGACCCGTTCGCGCTGTACGGCAAGATCGAGGGCTTCACAAACCCGAATGTCCTGCTCGCGGGCGTGATCGGGCAGGGCAAGTCCGCGCTCGCGAAGTCCTTCGCGCTGCGGTCGATTGCCTTCGGCTACCGGGTCTACGTCCCGTGTGATCCCAAGGGCGAATGGACGCCCGTGGCCCAGGCGTTGGGCGGCACCTCCATCGCCCTCGGGCCGGGGCTGCCCGGCAAGCTCAACCCCCTGGACGCAGCGCCGCGACCCAACAGTGTCTCCGAGGCCGACTGGGCGGGCGAGATCCGCAAGCGCCGTCTGCTGCTGCTCGGCTCACTGGCCCGCACCGTGCTCGGGCGGGACCTGCTGCCGATGGAGCACACCGGTCTCGACGTCGCCCTGGACGCCGTCGTCACCCGTGCCGCCGCGAATGGACGCACCCCGCTGCTCGGCGACATTGCCGCCACCCTCAACAACCCCGACGAACTCGACGTAGCCGGGGGCGTCATGTCCGGCCGCCTCGGCGACGCCTCCCGCGACCTGGCCCACGCCATGCGCCGCCTCGTGCACGGTGACCTGGCCGGCATGTTCGACGCCCCCAGCACCGTGGCGTTCGACCCCAACTCGCCGATGCTGACCATCGACCTGTCGCGCCTGGGCGGGGCCGGCGATGACACCGCGCTCGTGCTCGCCATGACCTGCGCCTCCGCGTGGATGGAGTCCGCGCTGTCCGACCCGAACGGCGGTCGGCGCTGGATCGTCTACGACGAGGCATGGCGCCTGATGCGCCACCCCGGCCTGCTCGCGAGGATGCAGTCCCAGTGGAAGCTGAGCCGCGGCCTGGGCATCGCCAACCTCATGGTCATCCACCGGCTCAGCGACTTGCTCACCGCCGGTGACGCCGGATCCCGTGGCCGGGCGCTCGCCGAGGGCCTGCTCGCCGACTGCTCCACGCGCATCATCTACCGGCAGGAGACCGACCAACTTCACGCCGCCGCAGCACTGTTGGGGCTGACGTCGGTGGAGGCCGACGCGATCTCGCACCTCAATCGCGGACGAGGGCTCTGGAAGGTCGCCGGACGATCTTTCATCGTCCAACATCTCCTGCATTCACATGAATTGGCCCTCTTTGACACGGATGCCCGAATGCACTGA
- a CDS encoding glycosyltransferase, with the protein MTVVIATQLRPDRLAFLAAMHASLCRQSVPWEAVIALDGADPARLPAALAADPRVRTLALPRSVGAACARNFALTDVHTEYVNWADDDDEFTDWAMALRLRTLEETGVGWCAGYSQDLHADGTTTLWRPPTPPGRHEAGDVWRYWKDPADTIPLGPTTLLARTDLVRAAPMGGLVQGEDYCTLAVTCLAPGIVLPVPVYRYRKHAGQMTAQDSYAELEARARAFAHRFGVSLRVASLSLRDSTSAPA; encoded by the coding sequence ATCACCGTCGTCATCGCCACCCAACTGCGCCCGGACCGCCTGGCGTTTCTCGCTGCCATGCACGCCAGTCTGTGCCGTCAGAGCGTGCCGTGGGAGGCCGTCATTGCCCTCGACGGCGCCGACCCCGCCCGGCTGCCCGCTGCCCTCGCCGCCGACCCTCGCGTGCGCACCCTCGCCCTCCCGCGTTCGGTCGGCGCGGCCTGCGCCCGGAACTTCGCGCTCACCGACGTACACACCGAGTACGTCAACTGGGCCGATGACGATGACGAGTTCACCGACTGGGCCATGGCGCTGCGGCTGCGCACCCTGGAGGAAACCGGAGTGGGCTGGTGCGCCGGATACAGCCAGGACCTCCACGCGGACGGGACCACGACCCTGTGGCGGCCTCCGACGCCGCCGGGCCGGCACGAGGCCGGGGACGTATGGCGGTACTGGAAGGACCCCGCCGACACCATCCCGCTCGGCCCGACCACCCTCCTCGCCCGCACCGACCTGGTGCGCGCGGCCCCCATGGGCGGGCTCGTCCAGGGCGAGGACTACTGCACCCTCGCGGTCACCTGCCTCGCCCCCGGCATCGTGCTGCCCGTCCCGGTCTACCGATACCGCAAGCACGCCGGGCAGATGACCGCGCAGGACTCGTACGCCGAACTGGAGGCGAGAGCGCGGGCCTTCGCGCACCGGTTTGGTGTCAGCCTGCGCGTCGCGTCGCTCTCCCTCCGCGATTCCACCTCCGCGCCTGCGTAG
- a CDS encoding DUF317 domain-containing protein, whose product MPNDPAQDRPREKILISPRYLAASLPSDHHQLLDIFAEETAWSAHTGNASLTVTSPCQRITIRHDQAAVGRGTHMVISARTDEDAPERWRTKINGNVPIEFVSTLLGTLAAELAADPDHVVYGIGAEPGQFELLVDIDAWTPFDSSGLSGFISHDGHAAVISRPPDSPAPPIHGDASITWHLAASPDDLGHLWDISFTEKTPPFLAHAVVVKALDPRPVLRSTAFPFPKAVVPLVTIEHVPSPRPPSAQPTPAKPSPSPEPKRAPKTR is encoded by the coding sequence ATGCCCAACGACCCCGCCCAGGACCGGCCCCGCGAGAAGATCCTCATCTCTCCCCGCTATCTCGCCGCCAGCCTCCCCAGTGACCACCACCAGCTCCTGGACATCTTTGCCGAGGAGACCGCGTGGAGCGCCCACACCGGCAACGCGTCGTTGACCGTCACCAGCCCCTGCCAGCGCATCACCATCCGTCACGATCAAGCAGCCGTGGGCCGAGGCACCCACATGGTGATCTCGGCCCGTACTGACGAGGACGCGCCCGAGCGCTGGCGGACGAAGATCAACGGCAACGTGCCGATCGAGTTCGTCTCGACGCTCCTCGGCACCCTGGCAGCCGAGCTGGCTGCCGACCCGGATCACGTCGTCTACGGCATCGGCGCCGAGCCCGGCCAGTTCGAGCTGTTGGTCGACATCGACGCCTGGACCCCCTTCGACAGCTCCGGGCTCTCCGGATTCATCTCGCATGACGGGCACGCCGCCGTGATCAGCCGGCCACCGGACTCGCCGGCGCCACCCATCCACGGCGACGCCTCCATCACCTGGCACCTGGCCGCCTCCCCGGACGACCTCGGTCACCTGTGGGACATCTCGTTCACGGAGAAGACGCCCCCCTTCCTCGCGCACGCGGTCGTCGTCAAAGCGCTCGACCCCCGGCCCGTCCTGCGCTCCACGGCCTTCCCGTTCCCCAAAGCCGTCGTCCCCCTGGTGACCATCGAGCACGTCCCGTCACCTCGGCCCCCATCGGCGCAGCCGACGCCTGCCAAACCATCGCCCAGCCCCGAACCCAAGCGCGCCCCGAAGACCCGCTGA
- a CDS encoding MFS transporter has translation MNSDTRCPPARTASRPLLAERHVARLLLGTLIGRLPNGMAPVAILLLIVEQGGSLATGGLLCALYGLASAVGQPVLGRMVDRRGQTRVTTAAVLVTTACLLLLPYTDAHAQPGLAAGLVVLAGLSTPPLEANLRALWGAVLKDPERRRAALALDTGAQGLIYVAGPPLVAALSVLQGPGAAMTVTAVLGLLGASAVLSAAPSSQWQPEGTRTGGFLGPLQHGGLRLLFLAVSGVGFSLGAMNVWAVSMADRHGMALLSGVIPAALSVGSLLGGILYGRLRRPGQLGTQLRTAALLFALAWVPLAIHPSPIAATALTALPGLFLTALITSAFLMVDALAPAGTRTEAYAWLIAAVGTGQAAGTALAGALSTHPSIAALPTAGALACLVVLLGAGRRLAVSSAARRRGRHRRRPAHATRC, from the coding sequence TTGAACTCCGACACCCGTTGCCCGCCGGCCCGCACTGCCTCCCGGCCACTGCTCGCCGAGCGGCATGTCGCCCGGCTGCTACTGGGCACCCTGATCGGTCGCCTGCCCAACGGCATGGCCCCCGTCGCGATCCTTCTGCTGATCGTCGAGCAGGGCGGATCGCTCGCGACCGGCGGGCTGCTGTGCGCGCTGTACGGCCTGGCCAGCGCCGTCGGGCAGCCGGTGCTGGGACGGATGGTCGACCGGCGCGGCCAGACCCGTGTCACGACAGCCGCCGTCCTGGTCACCACGGCCTGCCTCCTGCTGCTGCCGTACACCGACGCCCACGCCCAGCCGGGGCTCGCGGCGGGCCTGGTCGTCCTCGCGGGGCTGAGCACGCCTCCGTTGGAGGCCAACCTGCGTGCCCTGTGGGGCGCCGTACTGAAGGACCCGGAGCGGCGCCGCGCCGCGCTCGCGCTGGATACCGGCGCCCAGGGGCTGATCTACGTCGCCGGGCCGCCGCTGGTCGCCGCACTCTCGGTCCTTCAGGGGCCCGGCGCCGCCATGACGGTCACCGCGGTACTCGGGCTGCTCGGGGCGAGCGCCGTACTCAGCGCCGCACCGTCCAGTCAGTGGCAGCCCGAGGGCACCCGCACGGGCGGGTTCCTGGGGCCTCTGCAGCACGGCGGGCTGCGGCTGCTGTTCCTCGCCGTCTCCGGGGTCGGCTTCTCCCTGGGCGCGATGAACGTGTGGGCGGTGTCCATGGCCGACCGGCACGGCATGGCCCTGCTGTCCGGAGTCATCCCCGCCGCGCTGTCCGTCGGCAGCCTCCTCGGTGGCATCCTGTACGGCCGACTTCGCCGACCTGGCCAGCTCGGAACTCAACTCCGCACCGCAGCACTGCTGTTCGCGCTCGCTTGGGTGCCACTCGCCATTCACCCCAGCCCGATCGCCGCGACCGCGCTCACGGCACTGCCGGGCCTCTTCCTCACCGCGCTGATCACCAGCGCGTTCCTGATGGTGGATGCACTCGCGCCCGCCGGCACCCGCACCGAGGCGTACGCCTGGCTGATCGCCGCGGTCGGCACCGGTCAGGCCGCAGGCACCGCGCTCGCGGGTGCGCTCTCCACGCACCCCTCCATCGCCGCACTCCCGACCGCCGGGGCCCTCGCCTGCCTGGTGGTGCTGCTCGGCGCCGGCCGCCGGCTCGCCGTTTCAAGTGCCGCACGCCGTCGGGGTCGGCACCGCCGCAGGCCAGCCCATGCCACGCGCTGCTGA